The Cherax quadricarinatus isolate ZL_2023a chromosome 33, ASM3850222v1, whole genome shotgun sequence sequence CCGTGCTCGCCACCTGATGACGTCGAGATGATTACATCGCCCAGTTTCCCCAACTCTGCCATGGGTACGCATGATTTTCAATGAATACTGGCTATTTTGTCAActttgtacatttttttttttctgaaactcGTTTTCGACAACTGTCCATTCTTTTCCTCTGTTTATTTACCATTAAAACactaacccctacgggtttaataGATGTCTATAAAGTATTTTTTTTCTGCAGGAAATGGTGCGACAGCTTCAGAGGAGACCCAGTGTATTGAGGGTTCTTCTATGAGACGTACTACACTAGTGCCAAGAGCCAGACTCTGTCCGGGCTACAAAGCCTTGCTAGAAGTATCAAAAATGTCTGAAGACGCTCACTTGAAACCAAATTCTAACGAGTCTTGGGTCTATACTAACTTCGGGTACAAAGGCGATAACAAGGAACAGCCACAACATAAGGTACCTCAAAAGGCCCTAGAGTTGGGTAAGGTTTTAACGTCGACTCTTAAGGAAGCTCCCGTTAACAGGAATGTGAAGCAAGCAGTGTGTGGTGAGGGGTATTCTAATTGTGCTAGCCTAAAGCGTAGTCACCCTTGTTGTTCAGCTGACTCTGAACATGCGACAAATTATTCGCAGAACTCCACCATGTTGGTTTCCGGTGAGGATGACTGCACGGAGCGGCTCCATGCTACACTTGAAGACCAACTGGATGGGCTAGAAAAGCCTTTTCCAAGTAAAATTGTTCTTAAACttaaagaggaagaggaaaacgACGATCCTCGAAAGAAAGATGCTTTCTGGTTTATCAGGAAAGATGCCAATTCACGAGAGGCCTCGTGCAGCACGGTAAAGAGCACTGTGGCAAGTAGACAAACTTCAGACTCTAGTATAAAGCGTGAGTGGCTAAAAGATTTGAGTAGATTCTGACTGCTCGGCCGCCAgccagcagttggtaactgcTGTGGCAACTGCTGCGACAACTGCTGTGGCAACTGCTGCTATCATGTAACTTTGAATGGATATATATTTGGTCTACCTAATTTTTAActattttaattaattttataAATTGCAATCATGTAGGCAATTTTACGTAAATAAATTTTTTTAATGCATTTGCCTAAGTATTTTCCAGGAAAGGTTGCACGGGTAACTTAATTCGGAAAGCAACCGCCTACTCGTTATCTTCAATAGTTTTGATTTGATATTTCTGGCTGTATGAACCATGCGAATTTAGCGCGTTTGTCAAATGAATGTTAGTGTACTGAAGTTACCCTTCACGGGGGTGCCTTAATGGtaaaaggttcttgatccaagaaatttgaGTTATTTCTTGACTAAAGAATGATTGTCTCCCATATCTCAAATGTTGACTCCGGCTTCAGAGTTTCCcaattaataatttttattctTCCCATGTGCAAATACCACTGGAAAAATTAGTTCAATTAATGCTCATAATTTGCCAGGCTTTTAACTAGTGTATATTCTGAGGGTTAATTTTGCTACCGATAAACGCCGCCGCATCTGGGTAAATTTATACTGAAATGGTCACTTAGTCTCTTCATTATCCCAGCGCAGTATAATTTAGAATATCTTGCTAGTGCCTACTCGGTACACTGTTTCAGTGAAGCATGGTTCTAGTTATAAAATGGTGCGGTATGTGGGTGTGATCCTCTTTAGATCGCACCAGGCTCTGTGACCCGGCTTGTGCTAATTATCAAGTCTATGATCAGCTTGCTAGGTCTGTCTCGCTGTTGCTAAGTATTCTCCTCTTAGTTGAAATTTTTTTTGGGCCAGTATTTGTCTTCTTGGCTTAAGCTTACAATAACTTTGAGGACGATAAACAGTTAGGCACCGTAAGAATCGGTTCTTCTGCTCGTGATCAATACTACGTGTGATAATTGTCTAACTAGATCGTTGAGAGAGACTAAAGCGATATCCAGCTCGGGATTTGTTCCACTCGCAACTAACTAGTTTTCTTAAACTAGAGATCAGATGGATATCGGTGAATGTAAAGATTTTTCTTCCTCAGATCTCATCATAGTACCTCAGCCGTCACCTTTCTCTAAGGCGCTGTGGGAAAGGCAATCTTGTGAATTTATCCAGCAGTTTTTACAGACTTGAAACCCTTCAAAGTGTCTTGACACTATTGAGGTGCTCTTGGTCCGCGGAATTTCAGCTATATAATAAATTAGAACGTAAAAGATGACTGTTGTTGAAGTATTAATATAGATCATCCCTGATTCATAAATGTAAATTACTGTTTTGATAATATTACATTTAATTTTCTTGGAGGCAAGTATTGAAGAAACTGCTTAAACGTTGTCAGAAGTATaactcttgtgggtttagtgctcggTTCTGATCGTAATAATCCTGTGATGCTGCGTGCCCCAGATTGCAAGCATCGTGGCTGTGCACTTAACAAAATTAAGGAGAAACTACCTCATGCTGGATGCTTCGAGATACTGCAATTCCTTCTGAAAATCCAATAAAACTTGGAGATGTTTTGTGATTCTAAACTTTGGCTCTTTATTAAAAAACTTAAGACTGATGAAAGCCGGTGATTGAAAACGTTAAAAGCTCTCTCTCATCCTGGGGGTTAGTCTAGACTTGGTTATGTTTTTATAGGAAAGTCTAGACTTTGAGTGCATCTCGGCAATAAAGAAACTTGGATAAGTGTATTTAAAACCTGGTAAACTCAATTAGTAGGGCATTAAGTCTATATCCATCACGAATAATTTAATCCCAAAGTGATCATTTGATCTTTAATGTAGATGCATCTCCCTCGGAGTATATACAATGAATGACGCATTCGGTTTTTTCTTTAACGAAGCTACCAGGGTTGTATGTGACTCGAAGTAAAGCCTTGTCATGGAggaggcttagcgcttctttttgattataataataattgtcatggAGGAATCTTCTATTCCTTGGGAAAGAGGCCAGATTTAGCAAGCAGTGGATTAATACCATTAGATAAAATGTTTCTGCACTAACATTTCCTTGGGCATTACACATGGCTCATGGCAAAGCTACCAACAAAAGATTATTTTAACTACAGAGATGAACGTCATCCTTGGGCCGCTTAATTTGCTGGGGAAGAAAATTGCGTTCTTAATGTATCTTGTTGCTCAGACCTTTGAATTAACTTTGTATGTGCAATAATACTTGCAGGGTTAAGACTGGTCAGGGGACCTCTTCAAGTGGGGCTCCTTggagtggtgaagaggctcttggtctgaggaattagacctgtcggtcttcttcctcagaccgaacctaattaccccccaatctcccctcccctatcccatcctccccatcctcccctttttcctttcctcctccccacccctcccttttgcccttcctctttttggcctttgggatttctcccacaggtgcgctagttcctaggtaggggaaaggataccggggtctatcccattccgttgaggttcttggcggtggcgtagtttgccgtggaatctggatcgcctggggatgtcccgatccctctccggtatcccggagtagctttgggtgtctttcgggcgacgggtgtatctctggaagccacctttcggattccgggggtggtgaccgaaggaggtatgctttgtggcggatatccggccgcccactcttttgtccaccgaggtagctctgcagatgtgaggttgctatcccggattgttagtttactagcatgataggtagggtatggcacgggttccatgctgcatctgcgctacttgcggtgctgaggtcctcttgggcgcggagggagatttctggccctttaattcctcctaggaactatccctccccggtcccccctttttttattcttttttttttttttagttttattttcttttttttttcttaaaaacaaaaagaaaagtaacctaaccatggcagccctagtccatgaacctactacccctgggccccttcttgataccgcaccccgttctgaccccgtctcgtctttggaccactcttcagacactcctcatgcctctgtacctattgccggtgctgtttcctcacccgcttcaggtactgaggcctcgactgactccttcgatttatcggaccttcgctctcctctgactatgcttccggcctttccctctacggtgcggcaattttcaaatcgccgacccgttccacgtcggaccaactctggtcccacgcctaaacgccaacgacaattacctgctgatgatacttctccaccttctcgttcttctcagaaacgatcgacacgtccttcactacctttccacgctcagtttcagactgaacagtggactaaattcttcactttacgaccaacttcctctactgcctatctttctgaccatagtattggcaaggcactcctacgccatgttggtaaagatatttcttttcatgctcttaagagcggtacgcgcatcattaccgtacagaatgctacccaggctcttgagctctctcgtctttcccatatcgatactgttcctgtcactcttgaaaaacatcattccctcaattcttgtagtggtaccgtcattctgccccataccatagttcaacgaaatttccagacatgtggcactgacattctagaacagctggaactccaagatctcccaatcttcaaggtagacacttatgttcttcctgcccgtgggcggagacgataccctagcaatgtggctcgtttaacttttgacagccgagaactcccatcctcagtttatatagcaggacaccggttacaagttcgaaaggtgatccctacaccacaacagtgtagaaattgctggcgatttggccatccagcgaaatattgcagatctatcgccgaatgcccagtctgtggtgccgatgaccattctaatacgtcttgcaatcgatctccctcttgccttaactgtcatgaggctcacccttcgtactctcgccgttgtcaggtctatttaaacgagcgggaaatccgttacctcaaagagacagaaggtctcccttatgccatggcagtttctcatctccgcctccaagggagactcccacgtgtttcttattcccgtgtttcaaaacgtccccccacttctggtatcccatcttctacacccacctctgtggttacctctcccataatcactcctgtatctaatccttttgctgtcctcggctcagacgtccctacttcaacgcctcagtctaatctcgcttcttcgagttctctctcacaagcctcagtatcgacgagacctcgtacgacacctcctcccaatcgtccctctacttctcaaaagtcaaaaaaaggtccggtaacacctcctacccatcttccacctcctcattttaccctccctgtctctgtccctagttcttcccctctcactggctcagttacaagtgcagaagttcaccctcctcgtaatgtaccttcctcccctgttccctcccaagtttcttcctcttctgccacctcccaggttcctgcctcctctgtcccctgccacgcttctccagttccctccaccctttcgccccccccctaccttggtacagtccaatacagttccaatctttactcatcctccccctaccattcccaatattgtctcccatacgacatctctgaattccgaaacacttgaagcaatctctgaatatattgcagagaccaaaccatcaatggacactgatccaccttccgctctttctctctcctctgctccatctgcgcaactcctttcttcacagcgcaccgttccttcgctgcttgaacattttccactgcctccgcatgtggacttttctaacccttctagtccgtaggaacccttacctgcggatttcaagtatctttatcattgccaatcatggcctatttacagtggaatatacgcggcctcaggggtaatcggggtgagcttcagatgttactctcccagtttgcccctgttggtgtttgcttacaggaaccaaaattacactctgctgttatttctcacatctcaggctataatttattgtattcttcagatccttttcctgatgggacctttaatgaaagtgcccttcttctccgcactgatattccgtac is a genomic window containing:
- the LOC138853554 gene encoding uncharacterized protein isoform X2: MTRLAPTVFWPLVGISTFLFLAMCAFVLSFIIDTCKKKRHSKFEPREQAPCSPPDDVEMITSPSFPNSAMGNGATASEETQCIEGSSMRRTTLVPRARLCPGYKALLEVSKMSEDAHLKPNSNESWVYTNFGYKGDNKEQPQHKVPQKALELGKVLTSTLKEAPVNRNVKQAVCGEGYSNCASLKRSHPCCSADSEHATNYSQNSTMLVSGEDDCTERLHATLEDQLDGLEKPFPSKIVLKLKEEEENDDPRKKDAFWFIRKDANSREASCSTVKSTVASRQTSDSSIKREWLKDLSRF
- the LOC138853554 gene encoding uncharacterized protein isoform X1, giving the protein MFIGICTMTRLAPTVFWPLVGISTFLFLAMCAFVLSFIIDTCKKKRHSKFEPREQAPCSPPDDVEMITSPSFPNSAMGNGATASEETQCIEGSSMRRTTLVPRARLCPGYKALLEVSKMSEDAHLKPNSNESWVYTNFGYKGDNKEQPQHKVPQKALELGKVLTSTLKEAPVNRNVKQAVCGEGYSNCASLKRSHPCCSADSEHATNYSQNSTMLVSGEDDCTERLHATLEDQLDGLEKPFPSKIVLKLKEEEENDDPRKKDAFWFIRKDANSREASCSTVKSTVASRQTSDSSIKREWLKDLSRF